A region of Emys orbicularis isolate rEmyOrb1 chromosome 20, rEmyOrb1.hap1, whole genome shotgun sequence DNA encodes the following proteins:
- the GLMP gene encoding glycosylated lysosomal membrane protein has translation MLRGSRLLLAGLWLLASVSCLLGDAAGYRRKVTLQSVPGSNSSSANLLHVRAVGRNNTLHYVWSSFGAPTVLLLYTRSESSALRVNWTKLLSASPAGAIWIEPPGSVVYSTAVVFTKVFEYNGANVSALSKGQEEPFYPPYDLAGFSWQNVNHTVNQTALTAKFQGVDTSDPGGAFHNGTISFQVTAYEQGGRDGPLPRLLHTANSSKVEFIMDNVAPRGNSSRFMLEVVTVEEKGGRKRLQSVRSIDDEYTPTIFEMAQLVSEPRNDSIGPSFFQWKTTAYGSREASRENAIRCRYHPLQTANRMLPGPSIAHAYFGEGLGRSHHIAAINISFGGEDGEVYAEKGYLSWSALLGFGTPPKDAFSPLVMAIVVVALGTPVVLLLAGGLVVLFARRKRHSQYEPIN, from the exons ATGCTGCGGGGAAGTCGCCTGCTGCTCGCTGGCCTGTGGCTGCTGGCGAGTGTCTCTTGCCTGCTGGGGGACGCTGCGGGCTATCGGAGGAAG GTGACCCTGCAGTCCGTCCCCGGCTCGAACAGCTCCTCCGCCAACCTCCTGCACGTGCGGGCCGTGGGCCGGAACAACACCCTGCACTACGTGTGGAGCAGCTTCGGGGCGCCCACCGTGCTGCTGCTCTACACCCGGAGCGAGAGCAGCGCCCTGCGCGTCAACTGGACCAAGCTCCTCTCGGCCTCCCCCGCCGGGGCCATCTGGATCGAGCCGCCCGGCAGCGTCGTCTACTCCACCGCTGTCGTCTTCACCAAG gtGTTCGAGTACAACGGGGCCAATGTGTCGGCCCTCTCCAAGGGGCAGGAGGAGCCGTTCTACCCCCCCTACGACCTGGCTGGCTTCTCCTGGCAGAACGTGAACCACACCGTGAACCAGACGGCCCTCACGGCTAAGTTCCAGGGGGTGGACACCTCGGACCCTGGGGGGGCCTTCCACAATGGCACCATCTCCTTCCAG GTGACTGCCTACGAGCAGGGTGGCCGGGACGGccccctccctcgcctcctgcacaccgccaACAGCTCCAAGGTGGAGTTCATCATGGACAACGTGGCCCCGCGCGGCAACAGTTCTCGCTTCATGCTGGAGGTGGTCACGGTGGAGGAGAAAGGCGGGCGCAAGAGGCTGCAGTCTGTGCGGTCCATTGATGACGAGTACACGCCCACCATCTTTGAG ATGGCCCAGCTGGTGTCCGAGCCCCGCAACGACAGCATCGGCCCGAGCTTCTTCCAGTGGAAGACGACGGCGTACGGCTCCAGGGAGGCCAGCCGGGAGAACGCCATCCGCTGCCGCTACCACCCCCTGCAGACAGCCAACCGGATGCTGCCAGGGCCCAGCATCGCGCACGCCTACTTCGGGGAGGGCCTGGGCCGCAGCCACCACATCGCTGCCATCAATATCTCCTTCGGCGGTGAGGACGGGGAGGTCTACGCCGAGAAGGGCTACCTGAGCTG GTCTGCCTTGCTTGGCTTCGGCACGCCCCCGAAAGACGCCTTCTCTCCCCTCGTGATGGCCATTGTGGTTGTGGCCCTGGGCACCCCcgtggtgctgctgctggcgggaggCCTTGTGGTGCTGTTCGCACGGAGGAAGCGCCATTCCCAGTACGAGCCCATCAACTGA